The Shewanella pealeana ATCC 700345 genome contains the following window.
AGCAGCTAAAGCAGTGCAGTGATTTTCAGGTAATAGAGTGTGGATTTAGTCGAGCGAGTATCGGTATTGAAGTGCTAGATCTCACTCAGTCGGAGCAGGTATTTGAATTCGTGGCTAAACACAAACCCGATGCCATAGTACACTGCGCCGCAGAGCGTCGCCCCGATGTGTCTGAGCAAGCCCCTCAGGCCGCATTAGCTCTAAACGCGGAGGCTAGCGACTCGTTAGCAAAAGCCGCCAGCCAAAATGGGGCCTGGCTGTTATACATCTCCACCGACTATGTGTTTGATGGCACAGCCCCTAAATATGAAGAGTCGAGTCAGACTAATCCTGTTAACTTTTACGGCCAGTCAAAACTACAAGGGGAGAACCTTGTGGCTGATTCTGAGCCTAGTTTTGCTATTTTGCGCCTGCCGATCCTCTATGGAGATGTGGAAAGCCTAAACGAATCCGCAGTTATGGTGTTACTCAAGCATTTACTCGCCCCTCATGTGGAGTACCTCGATGACTGGGCCGTAAGAAGCCCAACTTCAACGGCAGATATCGCCGTCGCCATCCACGAGATGTTAGTGTTGCAGCTAGCTGGAAAGCAGCTCTCTGGGCGTTATCACTTTAGTGCCGAGGAGACCATGAGTAAGTATCAGATGCTATTAGTCATGGCAGAGATCCTCGGGCTAGACACGGGACACCTCATTGCTGTGACATCCCCCACAGATAGCGCTAAACGTCCAAAGGACTGCAGCCTAAGCTGTGAGCGACTTGCCAGTTTAGGGATTAAAAGCAGGCTACCTTTTAAGGTCGGAATAGAGAGCGCCTTGTTGCAGTCTTCAGTTGTACAGCAATGGCTTGCTCAAAGATGAAAACGATAACAATAAAGAATGATTACCCATGATAACAATGAGCCCCATGATGAATACACGTTTTAAAAATCTACTGATACGTAATCTTGGGGCAACCGATCAATTAGCATTGTTGAGATTTGGCGCTCTCTTGCTGAAGATAGGCTTAACCTTTTTTGCTGCAGACACCTTTGGCTTATCGCTTACTAGCCCGGTTCTCTACTGGGGAATGAGCCTAGAGGCTCTCTATTTAGGTTTTACTTTCTGGCACCGTAGCTCGATTGCTCGCCTGGATAACGGTTTTTTCATCGTGTTGCTGATTGATACCCTGTTTTGGATCTCCTGGCTCTATTTTACCGGAGGGGCTACGAATGCATTTATCTCTTTGTTGCTGCTACCGATTGCAATTGCCGCAGTGGTACTTCCTCAGTGGGCGCCCTGGGCCTTAGCTCTGTTGTCGACTTTCGCCTATAGCTTGATGATTTTTTCTGTGCCCGAGAGCCAGATGAAGCACCATGGCATGGATATGAGTTCTCACTATCTAGGCATGTGGTTTAACTTCCTGATTTCGGCGTTAGTGCTGACTACCAGTGTGGCCTATATTGCCCAACGCATGCGTAAACAAGAGGTTGAGCTAGGTTATATGCGCGAGGCCCAGCTACGTCAAGAAAGGCTATTAGCGCTTGGTACGGCCTCGGCACAAATGGCCCACCAATTAGCCACGCCGTTGGCGAGTCTACGTTTGCTGGTGGATGAAGCCGTTGAAGAGCAAACCAGTGAGCCTGAAATTTTACAGGAGATGAACACGGCATTAGTCCGCTGTGAGCAGACGCTAAACTCGCTGCGAATGGCCACTGAGTCTATTCGTGAGCAGAGACAGAGCTTGTTAACGGCCCATGAACTGCTGTCAACGCTCGAGCAGCAAGTGCTGTTGTTAATGCCAGAAGTTACCTTAGAGCTTAAGTTTTGTGAGCGCGCTGCCGCGCAGGCTGCAGAAAGTGCAGTGATTAAGACCGATGCCAGTCTGCTCCCCGCGCTACTGGCATTAGTTGAAAATGCCAGTAGCGCCAGTCAAGCCTATACCGGTGAAGCCCGAGTGGTGGTATCGGCCCTAGTTGGAGGGGATAGCGATCGACTCTGTGTTTCAGTTAAAGATTTTGGCGCGGGGATCCCCAAAGAGATGCAGCTGCAGCTGGGGCGCAAGTTGATTGAGAGTGAGCGTGGCATGGGCATGGCACTGCTCTTAAGTAACGCGAGCTTCGAGCGCTTGGGGGGGCAGTTACTTCTGGGTAGCGCTAAAGAGGGAGGCACTGTTGCCCAAGTATGTTTCCCTGTTTGGACTGGCGATACAGATGGAGAGTGTCATGAATAATAAGCTGCTCATTATTGAAGATGATACGGCTTTAGCAAACGTGCTGGCTCGCCGTATGACTAAGCAAGGATTTGAGTGTCAGCAGTGTCACGATGCCAGCCAAGGCTTGTTGCTAGCTAGGCAATTTCGTCCGACTCATGTGTTGTTAGACATGAAGTTAGAGCAGGAAAACGGCCTTAAGTTGATCTCGCCATTGAGACAATTACTCCCGGATGTGACTATGGTACTGTTAACGGGATATGCCAGCATAGCGACTGCTGTGGAGGCTATCAGATTGGGCGCCGATAACTATTTGGCAAAACCTGTCGATACGCAAACCCTGTTAAGTGCGTTATCGGTGACGTCATTTGATAATGATATGGATCCATTAGTCGAGGAGCCATTATCGCCTAAACGTTTAGAGTGGGAGCATATTCAGCAGGTGCTAAATGTCAACCGCGGCAACGTTTCAGCTACTGCTAGGCAGCTTGGGATGCATAGACGAACTTTACAGCGTAAATTATTAAAGAAGCCGACGGCGGATCATCGTTAGGCCTAATGTCGTCCATTTTGCACTTAGAGTGTGATGTATTTAAGGTGAGGGAAATCATAGACTTGTTGCTGAGCGAGTATTGCTGTGGCTTAGCGATGACCACAATACTTAGGGGGGTGCCCAAATATTGTGGTCTATATAACGCTAAAGCAACCAGTTGAACTTGTGTTATTTGTGTCTGGCTAGGATTTAATATCGGAATAGATAAGCCATTGACGCCTTCCCATCTCCAGGACCATTCCCGTCGCTAAACCTGCAGCAGTATTGACGAGTAAGCAGATCGCAGCCGTTGATAAAATTACAAAAATACAGAAAGGCTTACCATCGATAAATCGTTGTGACCACGCTAATTGCGTGCCTGCGATAGCCAGTAGGCTACCTAAAACCGCAAGAGGAATAAGCGATAATACCCCCGCGATGCCTTGTCCCCAAAACGCTGCAATCAGTAAGCAAGTGCTACCGAAAATCGTTGGTGCTAACCAGGTACGTGCGCCAAAGTGATACTGTACGGCAAGGCCTCCGGCACCATGGCACATAGCTGTGGCACCAAAAGGCGATAATAATAAATTAGCCCAACCTGAGCTGGTGGCAAAGCGCTTAGGCGCAAAAGCTTCTGCACCATCTTCTGGAAACTTCTGTTTCGCCATTGCAGAAGTGGCAATGACAGCATTTGTCAATGTAAGCGCT
Protein-coding sequences here:
- a CDS encoding dTDP-4-dehydrorhamnose reductase family protein, with translation MAKIMVTGATGLLGRAVVKQLKQCSDFQVIECGFSRASIGIEVLDLTQSEQVFEFVAKHKPDAIVHCAAERRPDVSEQAPQAALALNAEASDSLAKAASQNGAWLLYISTDYVFDGTAPKYEESSQTNPVNFYGQSKLQGENLVADSEPSFAILRLPILYGDVESLNESAVMVLLKHLLAPHVEYLDDWAVRSPTSTADIAVAIHEMLVLQLAGKQLSGRYHFSAEETMSKYQMLLVMAEILGLDTGHLIAVTSPTDSAKRPKDCSLSCERLASLGIKSRLPFKVGIESALLQSSVVQQWLAQR
- a CDS encoding ATP-binding protein translates to MMNTRFKNLLIRNLGATDQLALLRFGALLLKIGLTFFAADTFGLSLTSPVLYWGMSLEALYLGFTFWHRSSIARLDNGFFIVLLIDTLFWISWLYFTGGATNAFISLLLLPIAIAAVVLPQWAPWALALLSTFAYSLMIFSVPESQMKHHGMDMSSHYLGMWFNFLISALVLTTSVAYIAQRMRKQEVELGYMREAQLRQERLLALGTASAQMAHQLATPLASLRLLVDEAVEEQTSEPEILQEMNTALVRCEQTLNSLRMATESIREQRQSLLTAHELLSTLEQQVLLLMPEVTLELKFCERAAAQAAESAVIKTDASLLPALLALVENASSASQAYTGEARVVVSALVGGDSDRLCVSVKDFGAGIPKEMQLQLGRKLIESERGMGMALLLSNASFERLGGQLLLGSAKEGGTVAQVCFPVWTGDTDGECHE
- a CDS encoding response regulator transcription factor; its protein translation is MNNKLLIIEDDTALANVLARRMTKQGFECQQCHDASQGLLLARQFRPTHVLLDMKLEQENGLKLISPLRQLLPDVTMVLLTGYASIATAVEAIRLGADNYLAKPVDTQTLLSALSVTSFDNDMDPLVEEPLSPKRLEWEHIQQVLNVNRGNVSATARQLGMHRRTLQRKLLKKPTADHR